Proteins encoded by one window of Rubrobacter indicoceani:
- the leuB gene encoding 3-isopropylmalate dehydrogenase, which produces MADRFNVLLLPGDGIGPEVIGATRRVLDAASEHFGFEIVYDERLIGAAAIRAEGAPVSDETLAAAKSSNAVLFGAVGDPEYDGGDIRPEAGLLALRKALDTFANLRPVAAIPALIDSSPLKREIVEGVDVLIIRELTSGSYFGEKVEGFDYSSDNSVYTKEEVSRVARVAFEAAGRRKGRLTSVDKANVMATGRLWRKVVNEISKEYPEVELDHVLADATAMHLIQNPRRFDVIVTDNLFGDMLSDEASVLPGSMGMLPSASLGAPGTPGIFEPVHGSAPDIAGQGVANPYATILTAAMMFRHGLDRPDVSNALERAVSVAMEAGYLTRDLGGDRNTEEVTEAVIRWIGAGEGQM; this is translated from the coding sequence ATGGCTGACAGGTTCAACGTTCTTCTGTTGCCGGGGGATGGTATCGGACCGGAGGTGATCGGGGCGACAAGAAGGGTCCTTGACGCGGCATCGGAACATTTCGGCTTTGAGATCGTCTACGACGAACGACTTATAGGGGCGGCGGCGATACGCGCCGAAGGTGCGCCGGTTTCAGACGAGACGCTCGCGGCCGCGAAGAGCTCGAACGCGGTTCTTTTCGGAGCGGTTGGCGACCCGGAGTACGACGGCGGCGACATCCGCCCCGAAGCAGGGCTTCTGGCCCTGCGCAAAGCTCTCGACACCTTCGCCAACCTGAGGCCGGTCGCGGCTATTCCCGCCCTTATAGACTCGTCGCCGTTAAAGCGGGAGATCGTCGAGGGCGTCGACGTCCTTATCATCCGCGAGCTTACAAGCGGCTCGTACTTCGGCGAGAAGGTCGAGGGCTTCGATTATTCAAGCGACAACTCGGTCTATACAAAGGAAGAGGTTTCCCGGGTGGCGCGGGTCGCTTTCGAAGCGGCGGGACGCAGAAAGGGCAGGCTCACCTCGGTGGACAAGGCGAACGTGATGGCGACGGGACGGCTCTGGCGCAAGGTCGTCAACGAAATCTCCAAAGAGTACCCGGAGGTTGAACTGGATCACGTCCTCGCGGACGCCACGGCGATGCACCTGATACAGAACCCCCGCCGCTTCGACGTGATCGTAACCGACAACCTCTTCGGGGACATGCTCTCCGACGAAGCCTCCGTCCTGCCCGGCTCGATGGGAATGCTCCCTTCCGCCTCGCTCGGAGCGCCGGGGACGCCGGGCATCTTCGAGCCTGTACACGGCTCCGCGCCGGACATTGCCGGACAGGGCGTCGCAAACCCCTACGCGACCATCCTTACCGCCGCGATGATGTTCCGGCACGGCCTCGACCGCCCGGATGTCTCGAACGCACTCGAACGGGCCGTCTCCGTCGCGATGGAGGCCGGATACCTCACCCGCGATCTCGGCGGCGACAGAAATACCGAAGAAGTTACGGAGGCCGTGATCCGCTGGATCGGGGCCGGGGAAGGGCAGATGTAG